A window of Chlamydiales bacterium genomic DNA:
TTAAATTATTATCTACAATGATTCTATCAAAATATTATTAATACAATATTAAGCCAAAGACTCTCTAATTTTTGAAATAGGAATAAGGGGTGCATCTGCTCGAATACCTTCACATTCCTTTGCAAGAGCATTCCATTCTTCTCTAGAGGTTAAATTTTGTTGCCACCAAGGAAATGTCCTGCATTGCTTAGGTCTTACCGGGTAAATAGTACATTTTTTCTCTTTTAAGAAGACGCAATCATAAGATTCTCCCCTCTTTTTTTCTATGAGTGCAAGTTTACCATTCACTTTTCTTACAAATTTTTGAGAAAATTCTTGTAAAGAAATCTTTAAATAATCGGCCATTTCAGCAAGTTCCTCTTCCAAAACCCATACATAACCAGGCGCCCCTGTACAGCATTTGCCACATTCCGTGCATTTAAAGTTAAGACCCTCTTTATACCAAGGATCTCTGTTTTCATCTAACATCCTCTGTCCTCAAAATTTTGTAGGGATTATAGCATTGATTGTAATTATATTTCACCTTATGTATACACAAACAGGTTCAAGAATTGTTTGTGTATATTACACAAACAACGTAAAAAGTTGATTAGGCATTAATGGAATACATTTTAGAAATTATTTTAGGATTATTTATAGCAGTAGTAGCACTTGGTCTTGCGGCAAAAAAGCTAAATATTCCCTATCCCATTGCTCTTGTTATTGGAGGCCTTCTTCTAAGTTTTATTCCAGGAATTCCAACTGTTGAATTAGACCCTGACCTTATATTTTTAACCATTTTACCACCTATACTATTTTCTGGAGGCTATTTTACATCTGTTGGAGCATTTAGAAGTAATATAGGACCTATATCCCTTCTTGCAATAGGACTTGTCATTATTACAACTCTTGCTGTTGCAATCTTTACACACTATCTAGATGGACTTCCTTGGGCTGCAGCCTTTTTACTTGGAGCTATTATCTCACCTCCCGACGCAATTGCAGCAACCGCAATCACACAGAGGCTAAAAGTTCCACATCAACTTGTAACTATTTTGGATGGAGAAAGCCTTGTCAATGATGCAAGCGCTCTTGTTATCTATAGACTTGCTCTTGTAGCCCTTGTTACGGGCTCTTTTTCTCTTTTTGGAGCTGGCATTGAATTTATAACTGTTTGTATTGGCGGCATTGCGTTTGGTCTTGCGTTTGGATATGTAGCTGCAAAGATTATTAAGCAAATCACAGATCCCTACCTTTGCATTACAATATCTCTTCTTCTTCCCTACCTAAGTTATCTTTCGGCAGATGGATTTCATATGTCCGGAGTTCTTGCGGCAGTAACTTCTGGCCTCTATCTTGGTTGGCAACTTCCTCTCATTATAGCACCTATCATCCGTTTAGAAACTGCTGCGGTCTGGAAAATGGTTGTTTTTTTGCTTAACGGTGTTGTTTTTATACTGATTGGTCTGCAATTACCC
This region includes:
- a CDS encoding YkgJ family cysteine cluster protein, which gives rise to MLDENRDPWYKEGLNFKCTECGKCCTGAPGYVWVLEEELAEMADYLKISLQEFSQKFVRKVNGKLALIEKKRGESYDCVFLKEKKCTIYPVRPKQCRTFPWWQQNLTSREEWNALAKECEGIRADAPLIPISKIRESLA
- a CDS encoding Na+/H+ antiporter, translated to MEYILEIILGLFIAVVALGLAAKKLNIPYPIALVIGGLLLSFIPGIPTVELDPDLIFLTILPPILFSGGYFTSVGAFRSNIGPISLLAIGLVIITTLAVAIFTHYLDGLPWAAAFLLGAIISPPDAIAATAITQRLKVPHQLVTILDGESLVNDASALVIYRLALVALVTGSFSLFGAGIEFITVCIGGIAFGLAFGYVAAKIIKQITDPYLCITISLLLPYLSYLSADGFHMSGVLAAVTSGLYLGWQLPLIIAPIIRLETAAVWKMVVFLLNGVVFILIGLQLPLIIDSLKAYSVKELVIYSVGLNVIVILVRLLWVYFSIYLPVSLNKSWKLKNPHLGWKSTLIIGWCGMRGIVSLAAALALPIIVNKSSFPERNIIIFLTFTVIFTSLVLQGLTLPFLIRKLKICNGSDELIEEAKIRMRTSQAAIKRLAQFSEELDLGEELLTQLQNKYQDKIQWANTVINNTLDPKTEKILAHSKRIQLELLNTEREKIVHLRNQGLISGEVARRILNDIDFESARLHSTST